Genomic window (Armatimonadota bacterium):
TCGTCCGCGAGGTTCTGCACCCGCTCGCTCGCGTATTCGAAGCCGCCCGTGTCGGCAATGAGCTGGCGCACGCGCGCCAGGTCCGCTTCGCGCGCGTGCGCGCCGTCGAGCGCCGCGAGCAGCTCCGCCCGTTGCGCGGGCGCGCCCGCGCGCAGGCTGTAGATGACCGGCAGCGTGAAATGGCCCTGCGCCAGGTCACGGGCCACCGACTTGCCGGTGTCCTCGGCGCTGGCGGTGAGGTCGAGAATGTCGTCGGCTATCTGGTAGGCGATGCCGAAGCGGCGCCCGAAGACGTCCAGCGCCGTCTTCGCGGTCTTCCCCGCCCCCGCAGCGATCGCCCCCAGGCGCGCGCTGGCGGCGAACAGCGATCCCGTCTTGGCGGATACGATGCCCAGGTATTGCGCCTCGGTCAGCTCGCGCCCGGGTGACGTGATCTCCTGGATCTGGCCGCGGCACATCTCCATCGCGGCGTCGGCGACGGAGATCATGACCTCGTGATCATCCGTCTGGGCGAGGCGCTTGAGCGCGCCCGCCAGCAGATGGTCGCCCAGGAGCACGGCCATCTTGTTGCCCCACAGCGTGCGCGCGGCGGGAACGCCGCGGCGGGTGTCGGCGCCGTCCATGACATCATCATGCACCAGCGACACGACGTGCAGCACCTCGATCACCGCCGCCGGCACGATGCAGCGCGGGCCGTCGTACCCGCACGCGCGCGCCGCCAGCAGCACCATGCCTGGACGCAGTCGCTTGCCCGGCGTGGTCGCCACCTGGCGCACCGCGTCGCTCACCGCCTCCCCTACCGCTCCCCCGCCACCGGCCGCCATCGCGGCGATTTCGGCGGCGACCTGCTCCAGCTCGGGTGCGAGATGGGGGCACAACTCGTTGAGCGCGATCATTATCCGGAACACCTGCGCACAATCCGCCGACGGCGTGAAACGCAGAAGACGCGGCAGACTGCCGCTTGTCGCACCACGCAGGAAACCGCCGGCAGCCGCTGGCGCGTAGGTCCAGCTCATACGCCCTCCAGGAAGCGGCGCCAGCTGCGGTGGTCACGCAAGACTGTGCGATACCGAACTTTCTCCAGCCGCGGTCGTATTATAGGCGCCCCCCATGCGGGTGTCAATTCCGTGCCCCTTCGGGTGTGAACTCGGAGCACGGCTCTGGTCCCTTCTACGCGACGCTCAATGAGTCGTCCCGTGGTGCGCTCTCACTCCAGCTCCACCCTGCGCCCGCTGCGCGCCGACTCGTAGGCCGCCAGCAGCATCCGCACATTCATGCGTCCTTCGTCCGCGGTCGCGATCGGCCCGCGCCGGCCGAGGAAGAACTCCACCGCCGGCCGCGCCACCCCGCGAATGCGGTAACCGTGGTTGGGCGGCGTCGGGAGGTCCACGACGTTCCACGCGCTCTCGCCCGCCAGGATGTACTTCAACCCGCGCGTGCCCTGCGGGATCGGCACCACGCTGCACGATGGCAGGTCCCCATACGCCTGCACGATCGTCCCCCGGTCACCGACGATAGTGGTCGTATCCTCCGCCGCCACGCACGTGAACGAGCACTCCAGGAGGCCCATGGCGCCGCCCTCAAAACGGTAGATGGCGATCCCGGTGTCATGGGGGACCTGGGGGCTGACCAGGGTAGCGATCTCCGCCGTCACGCTCGTCGGTTTGCCCAACACCCACATCAGGAAGTCCGCGGGATGCGCGGCGTCGTCCATGAATATCCCGCGGTTAAGCGCCGGGTTGGCGTGCCAACTACCGGCGAAGTCGGGCCATAGATGCGTAGCCAGGCCGTGGCGGCGTCGCAGGATCGTAACCTTGCCGATGCGGCCCGATTGCACCGCCTCGCGCATCCACAGGTTCTGCGGGTCGCAGCGCATCTGCCACGCCATGCTGAAGCGCGCCGCGTTCTCTGCGACCGCGCGCACGATGCGGTCGCAATCCTCCAGCGTGAGCGCCATCGGCTTCTGCAGCAGGATGTCCTTACCCGCGCGCGCCGCCGCCTCGACGTGGTCGGCGTGGTAGGCGGTCTCCGAGCCGATGATGACGCCCGACAGGTCATCGCGCCGCAGCATCCCATCGAGATCGGGGGCGAACTCGCACCCGTGCGCGGCACAGCGCGCGGCCCCGCGCTCGGGATCGTGGTCCCATCCCGCGACGATGCGCGCATCCCCCATCGCCGCGATCTCGCTCGCGTAAGCGTCAACGTGCTCGTGCGCGAAGCCAACGATCGCCAGGTTCACCGCCGTCATCCTCCTGCTGCCGGTACCGGCCCCGCAACCATCTCCATTTTCATCTTCTCCGCGCTCAGCGCGCATTCCCCTGCCGCGGCGCGGCAGGGACGGCGGCGCTTCCCGCACCCGACTGGCGCAGCCCGAAAGGTATGGACCCGGCCCGCGGCGAACAATCACCGAGTCGTTCGCTGGGGGTGGCGGGAGTGGCTAATGGCAGTGCGTACGCGGCTGGAGGAGCTGGCCCAGCAAATCGCGGATCGGCTGGGCGAAGACGAGCGCGTGGTCGCCGTGCTGCTGCTGGGCTCGGTCGCCCAGGAGCAGAGTTGGCAGGGTTCCGACCTCGACTTGCTGACGGTGGTTGACGGCGACGTCCCGGAGCAGGCCCCGCCGCTGCTGGTGACCGATGTGGAGGGCGTGCCCGCGCAGGTGGAATGGGCGAGCTTGGAGGCCTTCCTCGGCGAGAGCGGCCGCGAGGGGACTCGCCTGCGCAACCAACTCGCCGCGGGGGCGCGCGCCTACGCCAAGGTGCTGTTCGACCGCAGCGGGCAGGTGACGGAGGTGGTGGAGCGCGCCCGCGAGTTCCCCGATGCCACGCGCCACGCCTTTCGCCTCATCTACGTCGGTTGGGCTGGTCACGCCATGCACGCCGCCGAGCAGTACCTCGCCCTCTCGCGCCCGGGCGTCGCCCTGGCGTGGGCGCGCCGCGCGCTCGACGAGGTCGGGCGCCTGGCGCTGGTCGAGGCGGGGGTCTATCCAACCAAGGCGTGGCAATGCCAGCTCGAGGCCGAGCGCCCGGACCTGTACGCCGAGTACGTGCGCCTGGTGGCCTTGGGCGACGGGGGCGACGCCTGTCGCACCATCCTGGCGCACACCCAAGCGGAAGTATTGAATTCGCTGCCGGCGTGCGCGGCGTTCATTCGCCGCGCGTTCGCGGGCTGTCCGGGTCCGCTGTCCCTGAGCCAACTCATCAATCGCCTGCAAACCGCTTGCCAAGTCGAGTTCGCGCGCGCCCTGGGGCCGGCCGCGTGGGGACTGATCGAGCAACTTGTGCAGCATCGCGTGCTGGCGCGCGACCGGCGTCCGGCGGAATTTCCGACTCGGGGCAACGGCGTGGTCTTCGATGAGGTCGTTTACGCTCCGGTGTCGGAGTGAACCGAGCCTGGACTGCCGGCGACCGGGCAGGTCCAGGCTCAGTCCAGAGAGTGACCTGAATCCAGGACCTGAGATCGGTTGACATCCGCGGTGGCGGATGGGTATACTTTAAGTGGGAAAGCGTCGCCCCGTGGTTCCTCTTTTCCGGTGTTGACGCAAGTTCACTCGCGGGAGGTCGCACTTGGCATCGGTCGTCGAAATGCACGGGCTCACGAAGGTCTATCGCTCCTTCTTCGGCGGCACCGGCGTGCTCGCTCTCAACCAGCTCGACCTGGAGATCCAGGAGGGAGAGACCTTCGGACTAGTCGGGCCCAACGGGTCCGGGAAAACCACCTGCCTCAAGCTACTGCTGGGGCTCCTTTACCCCACCGCGGGCGAGGCCATGCTCTTCGGCCGCAAGGTGTGGGACATGCGGGTCAAGGCGCTGCTGGGCTACATGCCCGAGACGCCCTACTTCTACGATCACCTGAGCGGAGAGCAGTTGCTGCGCTACTTCGCGCAGCTGTTCGGGCTGCGGGGGGCGGAGCAGCGGCGGCGCATAGATGAGTTGCTGGCGCTGGTGGGGTTGTCGGAGCGGCGCCACATGCTGCTGCGCTACTACTCGCGGGGGATGCTGCAGCGTATCGGCCTCGCGCAGGCTCTGCTCAACGACCCCGCACTGCTGATCGTTGACGAGGTGACCTCAGGCCTCGACCCCGTGGGGGCGCATCAGATCCGGAGCCTCATCCTCGAGCTCAAGCGCCAGGGGAAGACCATCCTGCTGTCGAGCCACCTGCTCAACGAGGTGCAGACCCTGTGCGACCGGGTGGGCGTCTTGTACCGCGGCAACCTCAAGGCCTGCGGGACGATTGACGAGTTGCTGCCGCAGCCGTCGCAGGTGGTGATCACGGCGCTGGGGCTGGAGGCGCCGACGGTGGCGCGGCTGGAGGAGCTGGGCGCGGCGTGCGCGGCGGCCGACGGCATGGTGCGGGTGACCGTGGCTCCGGAGCAGGCGGAGCAGGCGGTGGCGGTGATACAGGGTGACGGCGGGCGGCTCCACGAGCTGACGCGGCCGCGCCCGACGCTGGAGGAGGTATTCATGGACATGGTGCGGGAGGAGGTGGAGTAGAATGCGCAGCATCATTACCATCGCCCGCAACACCATCTCCGAGGCGCTGAGTCGCGTCATCCTGCAGATGATCCTGGTGTTCGCGATCATCTTTCTGGTTCTCGGCTTCTTCTTCACCTTCATGACCCCGGGCGAAGAGGACAAGATGCTCAAGGACCTGGGGCTGACGGTGATCACCGGGTTCGGGCTGCTGCTCGCGATCTTCATGGGCGTAAGCCTCATCCAGCCCGAGATGGAACGGCGCACCATCTACGCGCTGCTCGCCAAGCCGGTGCGCCGGCTGGAGTTCGTGCTCGGCAAGTACGCCGGCACGATCGCGGTGCTCGCCCTGTCGATGATCGTCATGGGCGTCGTCCTGGTGGGGTCTCTCTTCCTCAAGCAAGGCGTCTGGAGCCCGGAACTGCTGATAGCTCTGGTTGGCATATTCTTCGCACTGATGATCATGGCCGCGCTGGTGATGATGATCAGCACCTTCGCCTCCACGCTGATGTCGGTCGTCGCCGGCTTCCTGTTCTGGTCGATCGGCTATGCTCAGAGCTACCTCCAGCAGCTCTCCGAACACGCCGATAACCCCGTCTCGGTGCGGGTGCTCAACACCATCAGCGCGGTGCTGCCCAACTTCACTTACCTCGACTTGCGCCTGGCGGTGGTTGACGGCCTCAGCATTCCCGCCCAACTGCTGGGCAAGATGGCGCTCTACGGCGTGGGCTACGCCGCCGTCGTCCTCGCCATCGCGGCGGTTCTGTTCAACGAAAGGGAGATGTAGCTGCGATGAAGGGGAAGGCGCACAAGCGCGGCCGGTGGCTGCTGCTGCCGGCGTTTGCGGTGCTGGTGCTGCTGGTTCCGGTGCAACGGAGCATCGTCAGTGATCCCGGCTACCGCAAAGAGTACGTGAATCCAGCCGTGAACTTGGGGAGCGTTCGCGAAGGCGGTACGGTGGCCCTGATGGCGATGTTGGGTGGTTTCCGTCCCTTGGTCAGCAATCTGCTGTGGCTAAAGGTGGACGAGTTCTGGCATCGCGGCGGCAGCGGCTATTGGCGCATGGTGGGAGTGCTGCAGGCGATCTGCGAGATGGACCCCCATTTCATTGATGCATGGTCCACGTTCGGCTGGCACTGCGCGTGGAACATCTACGTTGATGCCCCCGTGAAGGATCGCCCGAAGTGGGTTCAGACCGGTATCGAGATCTACCAGCGCGGCATCAAGTTCAACCCCGACCGCTATGACCTCTACAAGGACCTGGCCTGGCTCTATCATGACAAGCTCAGGGACTACGAGCGAGCGATCCCGGCGTGGCAGGAGACGCTCAAGCATCCCGATGCTCCGATCTACGTCCGACACATGATCGCCCACTGCTACGAGAACACCTGGCAGGTGGATAAGGCGATCGCGACCTGGAAGGAGTGCCTGAAGGAGGATCCCACCGACGTGGTGGCCAAGGCCGCCCTGGACTGGTGGCGGCAGCAGACCGCGGACCCGGAGAAGCTGAAGG
Coding sequences:
- a CDS encoding tetratricopeptide repeat protein translates to MKGKAHKRGRWLLLPAFAVLVLLVPVQRSIVSDPGYRKEYVNPAVNLGSVREGGTVALMAMLGGFRPLVSNLLWLKVDEFWHRGGSGYWRMVGVLQAICEMDPHFIDAWSTFGWHCAWNIYVDAPVKDRPKWVQTGIEIYQRGIKFNPDRYDLYKDLAWLYHDKLRDYERAIPAWQETLKHPDAPIYVRHMIAHCYENTWQVDKAIATWKECLKEDPTDVVAKAALDWWRQQTADPEKLKAEKLRILVRENGVRRSRQLPMMEEPHSIR
- a CDS encoding polyprenyl synthetase family protein, with translation MIALNELCPHLAPELEQVAAEIAAMAAGGGGAVGEAVSDAVRQVATTPGKRLRPGMVLLAARACGYDGPRCIVPAAVIEVLHVVSLVHDDVMDGADTRRGVPAARTLWGNKMAVLLGDHLLAGALKRLAQTDDHEVMISVADAAMEMCRGQIQEITSPGRELTEAQYLGIVSAKTGSLFAASARLGAIAAGAGKTAKTALDVFGRRFGIAYQIADDILDLTASAEDTGKSVARDLAQGHFTLPVIYSLRAGAPAQRAELLAALDGAHAREADLARVRQLIADTGGFEYASERVQNLADEAADQLMVLPESPARECLAAMARRGFATPATAGS
- a CDS encoding ABC transporter ATP-binding protein, whose amino-acid sequence is MASVVEMHGLTKVYRSFFGGTGVLALNQLDLEIQEGETFGLVGPNGSGKTTCLKLLLGLLYPTAGEAMLFGRKVWDMRVKALLGYMPETPYFYDHLSGEQLLRYFAQLFGLRGAEQRRRIDELLALVGLSERRHMLLRYYSRGMLQRIGLAQALLNDPALLIVDEVTSGLDPVGAHQIRSLILELKRQGKTILLSSHLLNEVQTLCDRVGVLYRGNLKACGTIDELLPQPSQVVITALGLEAPTVARLEELGAACAAADGMVRVTVAPEQAEQAVAVIQGDGGRLHELTRPRPTLEEVFMDMVREEVE
- a CDS encoding ABC transporter permease subunit, which encodes MRSIITIARNTISEALSRVILQMILVFAIIFLVLGFFFTFMTPGEEDKMLKDLGLTVITGFGLLLAIFMGVSLIQPEMERRTIYALLAKPVRRLEFVLGKYAGTIAVLALSMIVMGVVLVGSLFLKQGVWSPELLIALVGIFFALMIMAALVMMISTFASTLMSVVAGFLFWSIGYAQSYLQQLSEHADNPVSVRVLNTISAVLPNFTYLDLRLAVVDGLSIPAQLLGKMALYGVGYAAVVLAIAAVLFNEREM
- a CDS encoding Gfo/Idh/MocA family oxidoreductase; protein product: MNLAIVGFAHEHVDAYASEIAAMGDARIVAGWDHDPERGAARCAAHGCEFAPDLDGMLRRDDLSGVIIGSETAYHADHVEAAARAGKDILLQKPMALTLEDCDRIVRAVAENAARFSMAWQMRCDPQNLWMREAVQSGRIGKVTILRRRHGLATHLWPDFAGSWHANPALNRGIFMDDAAHPADFLMWVLGKPTSVTAEIATLVSPQVPHDTGIAIYRFEGGAMGLLECSFTCVAAEDTTTIVGDRGTIVQAYGDLPSCSVVPIPQGTRGLKYILAGESAWNVVDLPTPPNHGYRIRGVARPAVEFFLGRRGPIATADEGRMNVRMLLAAYESARSGRRVELE